In Brienomyrus brachyistius isolate T26 chromosome 3, BBRACH_0.4, whole genome shotgun sequence, the following proteins share a genomic window:
- the LOC125739453 gene encoding uncharacterized protein LOC125739453 isoform X1, translated as MFSDQPLGEAQPTNTRPRRHTRLPARFDDYDVYLPAHDRPHSPMHMMGHIARMPEEYHDMERAAKMTPLEYQQQYEQSSPIPRVCPRSVSQTPYGGLMQDSTPSPQHKQGTEASPEILEAINQLRQDNHRLQLTMMQMQRQLSVHTPQPTHISQQPVPSVPHTPFAQPPHQELDRHLPVTHESTKRQGKWAEEDAEWPLPPPPVVHEALQPSPTTEVPQGLVEELTDCLRRLGRAPQPMSYERQHLTPVYCEPEGCSESESQCSYDAVAPKHVPISPEHQREIAYRGPKPTIPYFTKGDPREFARLKIALDNILPEDATERFKYQILVDHIKFEEALLIADSYMNSKQPYSNTMASLTEHYGQPHQLALRRIAELMDAPNIRSSDASGFKKFALRVRALVGMLDQLGESGHIELQCGSHVTRLLSKLPQDMRAEFKRYLYPQHVRIPTLLNFADWLEYEIRIQESGYDFAQADGKGDGDVKRDKHRLFKPNRTATILHGADQVVSISSAEPPSASSSKQQDKSTAYCPYCVNSLHYLNQCGNFSQLTVDQKTTWVKSNRRCWRCGRSHQAAQCRLKMTCKKCNGKHLDALHELNTRPEKGNSTCLVSSANEVLYLDRRAGCSQVLLKVSKVILRNGEHSLETYAILDDGSERTILLPAAAHSLKLQGNPEDLALRTVRQDIRVIHGTSVTFTISPASQPQKTFRIQGAFTADQLGLAEHTYAVKSLQRRYKHLRGLPLQAFDNAHPLVLIGSDYPHLITPVEPVHLGPPGGPAAVKTRLGWTLQGPTKLIQQQLQPTQCLHVSTSSPAAELFQQVERLWQLDVLPYRNEKLVTRSKQDQEAMRLLEEKTSRVDVEGVQRYATPLLRVRNMPKLNAPKEAVLAHLRSTERRLLKEPEKAASYCAEMRKLEQAGYTVKVSEQELNQTSESWYIPHHIVSHNEKNRIVYNCSFTYQGNNLNDLLLPGPTLTSSLLGVLLRFREHSVAFSSDIKGMFHQVRLLPEDKPLLRFLWRDLQKELPPNIYEWQVLPFGTTCSPCCATFALQKHVFDHSQPGEDLQIAVERCFYVDNCLKSLPSKDIAKHLVDQLQAVLAAGGFELRQWASNTPEVINHLPKELRSDNSVLWLNGSGADPQEQALGLRWSCHSDTLGYKCRLVEYPIPTMRNIYRVLASLYDPLGFLIPFTTRAKTLVQHLWSKQREWDDPSLPDDALQAWSAWVEELQHLPQVTLPRCYVSPAIDRSSSHQTIHIFCDASERAYGSVAYLRSEGTKGQVEVAFLTARSRVAPKRQLSMPRLELCAALTGSQLAALLLKELTITIHDVILWTDSTTVLTWLQSDSCQFKVFVGTRVAEIQELTDAGAWRYVDSASNPADDITRGKTLRDLAGRNRWRDGPSFLLHSSELWPTKPAQGGQGDSTELRKPTCIGLTKVITNPPLPDYEQFSSFRSLVEAVALSHHGAAGNHPGPSAEDYQAAEREILRQAQLDSFIDDYTYLAAGKLVSSTSRLVTLAPEYDAAVRLIRVGGRLRHSDQLEHDAIHPIVLDPAHKITKLIIQDTDKSLKHPGAERLFAELRRKYWILHGREAVKRHQRSCPDCQRWRASPTVPKMADLPPARLRLLKPPFFSTGVDCFGPFMVRIGRRNEKRWGILFKCLTTRAVHVDILSNLDTDSFLMGLRRFIARRGKPAELLSDQGTNFKGGERELHQTFQSLHPILQQQLAKHQIKFRFNPPGAPHFGGVWEREIRSVKAALYTTVQAQTVTEEVLRTVLVEVEGILNSKPLGYVSTDIADPDPVTPNLLLMGRLDPSLPQAVYTEAELLSRRRWKHSQVLADQFWVHFIKYYLPALQTRSKWQRDAPPLQLGTVVLIMDPHLPRALWPVGRVTKVIPGVDGRVRTADVQVKDHNYTRPVARLIPLPAIPDTTSDPDSPF; from the coding sequence ATGTTCTCCGATCAGCCTCTTGGGGAAGCTCAGCCTACTAATACCAGGCCCAGGCGGCACACACGTCTGCCAGCTAGATTTGATGATTATGATGTCTATCTCCCAGCTCATGACAGACCTCACTCCCCGATGCACATGATGGGCCATATTGCTAGAATGCCAGAAGAATACCATGATATGGAGAGGGCAGCCAAGATGACCCCGCTCGAGTATCAGCAGCAGTATGAACAGAGCAGTCCCATACCTAGGGTTTGCCCACGGTCAGTCAGCCAAACACCATATGGAGGACTGATGCAGGATAGCACTCCTTCTCCACAGCACAAACAAGGAACAGAGGCATCCCCAGAGATATTAGAAGCAATTAATCAACTACGGCAGGATAACCATAGACTCCAgctaactatgatgcagatgcaGAGACAGCTCAGTGTCCATACCCCACAGCCCACCCATATCAGTCAACAGCCAGTACCTTCTGTGCCACACACCCCCTTTGCGCAGCCACCACACCAGGAACTGGATCGCCATCTACCGGTGACACATGAGTCCACTAAAAGGCAAGGCAAGTGGGCAGAAGAGGATGCAGAATGGCCGCTGCCGCCCCCTCCAGTAGTACATGAAGCACTTCAACCATCACCAACCACTGAAGTGCCACAGGGTTTGGTGGAGGAGCTGACTGACTGCCTCAGACGATTGGGGAGGGCACCGCAGCCAATGTCATATGAGAGGCAGCATCTAACTCCAGTCTATTGTGAACCAGAAGGTTGCTCTGAATCAGAGTCACAATGCAGTTATGATGCAGTAGCACCTAAACATGTGCCTATTAGCCCAGAGCACCAACGAGAAATAGCTTATCGGGGCCCTAAGCCCACGATCCCATATTTCACTAAGGGGGACCCGAGAGAGTTTGCAAGACTGAAAATAGCCCTTGACAACATCCTGCCTGAAGATGCAACGGAGAGGTTTAAGTACCAAATTCTAGTAGATCATATCAAGTTTGAGGAAGCACTCCTCATAGCTGACTCGTATATGAACTCCAAGCAACCCTATTCAAACACTATGGCCTCCCTCACAGAGCATTATGGGCAACCTCATCAACTGGCCTTGAGGAGAATTGCTGAACTGATGGACGCTCCCAATATCCGCAGTAGTGATGCTAGTGGATTTAAGAAGTTTGCCTTGAGAGTGAGGGCCTTGGTAGGCATGCTTGATCAGCTGGGGGAGAGTGGGCACATCGAGCTCCAGTGCGGCTCACATGTCACTCGGCTGTTGTCCAAGCTTCCACAAGACATGCGGGCTGAATTCAAGAGATATCTATATCCGCAACATGTCCGTATTCCTACCCTCCTGAACTTTGCAGATTGGCTAGAGTACGAGATAAGGATCCAAGAGAGTGGATATGATTTTGCCCAAGCTGATGGAAAGGGTGATGGAGACGTGAAAAGGGATAAACATAGGCTATTTAAACCTAATCGGACGGCAACTATTCTACATGGGGCAGACCAAGTGGTGAGCATCTCTTCAGCTGAGCCCCCTTCGGCTAGCAGCAGTAAGCAACAAGATAAGAGCACGGCATATTGTCCCTACTGTGTTAATTCGCTACATTACCTGAACCAGTGTGGAAACTTCAGTCAACTCACAGTAGATCAGAAGACCACCTGGGTGAAGAGCAACAGGAGATGTTGGCGTTGTGGTCGCTCCCATCAAGCTGCACAGTGTCGTCTAAAGATGACCTGTAAGAAATGTAATGGGAAACATCTCGATGCTCTCCATGAGCTCAACACAAGGCCAGAAAAAGGGAACAGCACATGTCTTGTCAGCTCCGCTAACGAGGTCCTCTATTTAGATAGGCGAGCAGGTTGTAGCcaagtgctgttgaaggtcagcAAAGTGATACTGCGCAATGGAGAACACAGTCTGGAGACTTATGCTATCCTAGACGATGGCTCGGAGCGCACAATCCTACTTCCTGCTGCTGCCCATTCCCTTAAACTTCAAGGGAATCCCGAGGACCTTGCTCTGAGAACCGTACGTCAGGACATTAGAGTTATTCATGGTACATCAGTCACATTCACTATATCCCCTGCCAGTCAACCACAGAAGACTTTCAGAATCCAGGGAGCTTTCACTGCTGACCAATTGGGCCTAGCGGAACACACTTACGCCGTGAAATCACTGCAAAGGAGATACAAGCACTTAAGGGGTTTGCCACTTCAAGCATTTGATAATGCCCACCCTCTAGTGTTGATTGGGTCCGACTACCCCCACTTAATTACACCAGTGGAGCCTGTGCATTTAGGACCACCTGGGGGGCCCGCAGCAGTAAAGACCAGGTTAGGTTGGACTCTCCAGGGACCTACCAAGCTCATTCAGCAGCAGCTCCAACCCACGCAGTGCTTGCATGTGTCCACCTCCTCACCAGCTGCGGAGTTATTTCAACAAGTTGAAAGGCTCTGGCAACTGGATGTGTTGCCTTATAGGAATGAGAAGCTTGTTACCAGATCCAAACAGGATCAGGAAGCTATGAGGCtgctggaggaaaaaacatcacGGGTAGACGTAGAAGGAGTCCAGCGTTATGCCACGCCATTGCTACGGGTAAGGAACATGCCCAAACTTAATGCACCAAAGGAAGCTGTGCTAGCACATCTCCGTAGCACAGAAAGACGCCTGCTCAAAGAGCCAGAGAAAGCAGCCTCCTATTGCGCTGAAATGCGAAAGTTGGAACAAGCAGGATATACTGTTAAGGTCTCGGAGCAGGAGCTGAACCAAACCAGTGAATCCTGGTACATACCCCACCACATTGTGAGTCATAATGAGAAGAATCGGATAGTTTATAATTGTTCATTCACCTACCAGGGTAATAATCTTAATGACCTGCTTCTGCCTGGACCgaccttaacatccagtttgtTAGGTGTCCTGCTGAGATTCAGGGAACATTCTGTAGCCTTCAGCAGTGATATCAAAGGCATGTTCCACCAAGTGAGATTGCTCCCTGAAGACAAGCCTCTTCTTCGTTTTCTATGGAGGGACCTACAGAAAGAACTACCACCCAATATATATGAGTGGCAGGTTCTCCCTTTCGGTACCACATGTAGCCCATGCTGTGCTACCTTTGCTCTCCAGAAGCACGTGTTTGACCATAGTCAGCCAGGGGAAGACCTTCAGATAGCAGTGGAGCGCTGCTTCTATGTGGACAACTGCCTGAAGAGCCTGCCCTCCAAAGATATAGCCAAACACTTAGTCGACCAGTTGCAAGCAGTGCTAGCTGCAGGCGGGTTTGAACTTCGTCAGTGGGCTAGTAACACTCCTGAGGTCATTAATCATTTGCCAAAGGAATTAAGGTCAGACAACAGTGTGCTGTGGCTTAATGGGTCAGGGGCAGACCCTCAAGAGCAAGCCTTGGGACTTCGCTGGTCATGTCATTCTGACACCCTAGGATACAAATGTCGCCTGGTGGAATATCCCATCCCTACTATGAGAAATATATACCGAGTGCTAGCCAGTCTGTATGACCCTTTAGGCTTCCTTATCCCCTTTACCACTAGGGCCAAGACTTTGGTGCAGCACCTGTGGAGTAAGCAGAGAGAATGGGATGACCCATCCCTGCCAGATGATGCCCTCCAGGCATGGTCGGCATGGGTAGAAGAGCTTCAGCATCTCCCACAGGTAACCCTGCCTCGCTGTTATGTAAGCCCTGCAATCGACCGTTCCAGTAGTCACCAAACTATACACATCTTCTGTGACGCTTCGGAGCGAGCATACGGCTCTGTTGCTTACCTACGGAGTGAAGGTACCAAGGGACAAGTGGAAGTGGCATTCCTGACTGCACGATCAAGGGTGGCCCCCAAGCGTCAGCTATCAATGCCACGATTAGAGCTGTGCGCTGCATTGACGGGCAGTCAACTAGCAGCACTTCTGTTGAAGGAACTTACCATAACTATACACGATGTGATTCTCTGGACTGATTCCACGACCGTGCTCACCTGGCTCCAGTCTGATTCGTGCCAGTTTAAAGTGTTTGTCGGCACCAGAGTGGCAGAAATCCAGGAGCTGACAGATGCTGGAGCCTGGCGTTATGTTGATTCGGCCAGTAACCCAGCAGACGACATAACCAGAGGGAAGACCTTGAGGGACCTGGCAGGAAGAAACCGTTGGCGAGATGGACCATCATTTCTGTTGCATTCTTCAGAATTGTGGCCCACCAAACCAGCTCAGGGTGGTCAGGGAGATTCCACTGAACTACGGAAACCCACCTGCATTGGTCTAACCAAGGTAATTACTAACCCCCCATTGCCAGATTATGAGCAGTTTTCCTCCTTCAGGAGTCTGGTCGAGGCAGTCGCCTTATCCCACCACGGGGCGGCAGGTAATCATCCTGGTCCTTCCGCTGAAGACTATCAAGCAGCAGAGAGAGAAATTCTTAGGCAAGCTCAGTTGGACAGCTTCATTGATGATTACACCTACCTGGCAGCAGGGAAACTGGTATCCTCTACTAGTCGGCTGGTCACACTAGCACCAGAATATGATGCAGCAGTGCGGTTGATCCGTGTAGGAGGTAGGCTCCGCCACAGTGATCAGCTCGAACATGATGCCATTCACCCAATAGTCTTGGATCCAGCCCACAAAATCACTAAGTTGATAATCCAGGACACAGACAAAAGCCTTAAACATCCAGGTGCAGAACGTCTCTTTGCAGAGCTTCGGCGGAAATACTGGATCTTACACGGACGAGAAGCTGTTAAGCGGCATCAACGTTCTTGCCCCGACTGTCAGAGATGGCGAGCGAGCCCAACTGTACCTAAGATGGCAGACCTACCCCCTGCACGACTGCGGTTGTTAAAGCCCCCCTTTTTTTCAACAGGCGTGGACTGCTTTGGGCCCTTCATGGTACGGATTGGGAGGCGCAACGAGAAACGTTGGGGGATATTGTTCAAATGTCTGACCACTAGAGCTGTCCACGTAGATATTTTATCCAACTTGGACACCGACTCATTTTTAATGGGCCTTCGCCGATTTATTGCCCGAAGAGGAAAACCAGCAGAACTCTTATCGGATCAGGGCACGAACTTTAAAGGAGGTGAGAGAGAGCTCCATCAGACATTTCAGTCATTGCACCCCATACTACAACAGCAATTAGCTAAGCACCAGATCAAATTCCGATTCAATCCCCCTGGCGCACCTCACTTTGGAGGGGTCTGGGAACGAGAGATCAGGTCGGTCAAGGCCGCATTATATACCACAGTGCAAGCCCAAACAGTTACAGAAGAGGTCCTAAGAACGGTTTTAGTTGAAGTGGAAGGGATTCTAAATTCCAAGCCACTAGGCTATGTATCAACCGATATTGCTGATCCTGATCCAGTTACCCCAAACCTTCTGTTGATGGGGCGGCTTGACCCGTCATTGCCTCAGGCAGTGTACACTGAAGCAGAGCTACTAAGCCGCCGTCGCTGGAAGCACTCACAGGTTCTTGCAGATCAGTTCTGGGTTCATTTCATTAAATATTATCTCCCCGCACTCCAGACTCGTTCTAAGTGGCAAAGGGATGCCCCCCCACTGCAGCTGGGTACAGTAGTTTTGATAATGGACCCGCACCTGCCAAGAGCACTCTGGCCAGTAGGCCGTGTTACCAAGGTCATCCCAGGAGTGGACGGACGAGTCCGAACAGCGGATGTTCAAGTGAAGGATCACAATTACACCAGGCCTGTTGCTCGACTTATCCCTCTCCCTGCTATTCCAGACACAACTTCAGACCCGGACAGCCCCTTCTGA
- the LOC125739453 gene encoding uncharacterized protein LOC125739453 isoform X2 — protein MPRLELCAALTGSQLAALLLKELTITIHDVILWTDSTTVLTWLQSDSCQFKVFVGTRVAEIQELTDAGAWRYVDSASNPADDITRGKTLRDLAGRNRWRDGPSFLLHSSELWPTKPAQGGQGDSTELRKPTCIGLTKVITNPPLPDYEQFSSFRSLVEAVALSHHGAAGNHPGPSAEDYQAAEREILRQAQLDSFIDDYTYLAAGKLVSSTSRLVTLAPEYDAAVRLIRVGGRLRHSDQLEHDAIHPIVLDPAHKITKLIIQDTDKSLKHPGAERLFAELRRKYWILHGREAVKRHQRSCPDCQRWRASPTVPKMADLPPARLRLLKPPFFSTGVDCFGPFMVRIGRRNEKRWGILFKCLTTRAVHVDILSNLDTDSFLMGLRRFIARRGKPAELLSDQGTNFKGGERELHQTFQSLHPILQQQLAKHQIKFRFNPPGAPHFGGVWEREIRSVKAALYTTVQAQTVTEEVLRTVLVEVEGILNSKPLGYVSTDIADPDPVTPNLLLMGRLDPSLPQAVYTEAELLSRRRWKHSQVLADQFWVHFIKYYLPALQTRSKWQRDAPPLQLGTVVLIMDPHLPRALWPVGRVTKVIPGVDGRVRTADVQVKDHNYTRPVARLIPLPAIPDTTSDPDSPF, from the coding sequence ATGCCACGATTAGAGCTGTGCGCTGCATTGACGGGCAGTCAACTAGCAGCACTTCTGTTGAAGGAACTTACCATAACTATACACGATGTGATTCTCTGGACTGATTCCACGACCGTGCTCACCTGGCTCCAGTCTGATTCGTGCCAGTTTAAAGTGTTTGTCGGCACCAGAGTGGCAGAAATCCAGGAGCTGACAGATGCTGGAGCCTGGCGTTATGTTGATTCGGCCAGTAACCCAGCAGACGACATAACCAGAGGGAAGACCTTGAGGGACCTGGCAGGAAGAAACCGTTGGCGAGATGGACCATCATTTCTGTTGCATTCTTCAGAATTGTGGCCCACCAAACCAGCTCAGGGTGGTCAGGGAGATTCCACTGAACTACGGAAACCCACCTGCATTGGTCTAACCAAGGTAATTACTAACCCCCCATTGCCAGATTATGAGCAGTTTTCCTCCTTCAGGAGTCTGGTCGAGGCAGTCGCCTTATCCCACCACGGGGCGGCAGGTAATCATCCTGGTCCTTCCGCTGAAGACTATCAAGCAGCAGAGAGAGAAATTCTTAGGCAAGCTCAGTTGGACAGCTTCATTGATGATTACACCTACCTGGCAGCAGGGAAACTGGTATCCTCTACTAGTCGGCTGGTCACACTAGCACCAGAATATGATGCAGCAGTGCGGTTGATCCGTGTAGGAGGTAGGCTCCGCCACAGTGATCAGCTCGAACATGATGCCATTCACCCAATAGTCTTGGATCCAGCCCACAAAATCACTAAGTTGATAATCCAGGACACAGACAAAAGCCTTAAACATCCAGGTGCAGAACGTCTCTTTGCAGAGCTTCGGCGGAAATACTGGATCTTACACGGACGAGAAGCTGTTAAGCGGCATCAACGTTCTTGCCCCGACTGTCAGAGATGGCGAGCGAGCCCAACTGTACCTAAGATGGCAGACCTACCCCCTGCACGACTGCGGTTGTTAAAGCCCCCCTTTTTTTCAACAGGCGTGGACTGCTTTGGGCCCTTCATGGTACGGATTGGGAGGCGCAACGAGAAACGTTGGGGGATATTGTTCAAATGTCTGACCACTAGAGCTGTCCACGTAGATATTTTATCCAACTTGGACACCGACTCATTTTTAATGGGCCTTCGCCGATTTATTGCCCGAAGAGGAAAACCAGCAGAACTCTTATCGGATCAGGGCACGAACTTTAAAGGAGGTGAGAGAGAGCTCCATCAGACATTTCAGTCATTGCACCCCATACTACAACAGCAATTAGCTAAGCACCAGATCAAATTCCGATTCAATCCCCCTGGCGCACCTCACTTTGGAGGGGTCTGGGAACGAGAGATCAGGTCGGTCAAGGCCGCATTATATACCACAGTGCAAGCCCAAACAGTTACAGAAGAGGTCCTAAGAACGGTTTTAGTTGAAGTGGAAGGGATTCTAAATTCCAAGCCACTAGGCTATGTATCAACCGATATTGCTGATCCTGATCCAGTTACCCCAAACCTTCTGTTGATGGGGCGGCTTGACCCGTCATTGCCTCAGGCAGTGTACACTGAAGCAGAGCTACTAAGCCGCCGTCGCTGGAAGCACTCACAGGTTCTTGCAGATCAGTTCTGGGTTCATTTCATTAAATATTATCTCCCCGCACTCCAGACTCGTTCTAAGTGGCAAAGGGATGCCCCCCCACTGCAGCTGGGTACAGTAGTTTTGATAATGGACCCGCACCTGCCAAGAGCACTCTGGCCAGTAGGCCGTGTTACCAAGGTCATCCCAGGAGTGGACGGACGAGTCCGAACAGCGGATGTTCAAGTGAAGGATCACAATTACACCAGGCCTGTTGCTCGACTTATCCCTCTCCCTGCTATTCCAGACACAACTTCAGACCCGGACAGCCCCTTCTGA